One region of Enterobacter ludwigii genomic DNA includes:
- a CDS encoding tellurite resistance TerB family protein, producing the protein MSFFDKVKGAINSGRDELTRQVGRFKNKKFMQGTVAVCARIAVSSDGVSSEEKQKMMGFLRSSEELKVFDTNEVIEFFNKLVSSFDFDVEIGKGETMKYILALKDQPEAAQLALRVGIAVAKSDGNFDQDEKLASREIAIALGFDPAEFGL; encoded by the coding sequence ATGAGCTTTTTCGACAAAGTTAAAGGTGCCATTAACTCAGGCCGTGACGAACTGACCCGCCAGGTTGGCCGTTTCAAAAACAAAAAATTCATGCAGGGCACCGTTGCTGTATGTGCCCGTATTGCCGTATCGAGTGACGGCGTAAGTTCGGAAGAAAAGCAGAAAATGATGGGCTTTCTGCGCTCTTCAGAAGAGCTGAAGGTCTTCGATACCAATGAGGTGATTGAGTTCTTCAATAAACTGGTTTCAAGCTTCGATTTCGATGTTGAAATCGGCAAGGGCGAAACCATGAAATACATCCTGGCGCTGAAAGATCAGCCTGAGGCCGCTCAGCTGGCCTTACGTGTTGGTATTGCCGTTGCGAAAAGTGACGGTAACTTCGATCAGGACGAGAAACTGGCCTCCCGCGAGATCGCTATCGCGTTGGGCTTCGACCCGGCTGAATTTGGCCTCTGA
- a CDS encoding TerD family protein, which yields MNLTPGGNAPVPAQELRVRITSGGQVDASAFRLYADGKVQGDADMVFYGQPRNDDGTVSLVSEGQYSTFTVALNRLKPDVQKIAFTVTCDGGQTVSGLRNLSIDVEQGATGLVSGSVELSGRQEAALILGEFYRRNNDWKFRFVAQGFNGGLKPLAEHFGVNIADEPAPAAPTPPVVTPPPVETKISLSKVSLTKEKPAISLTKRDNFGEIRINLNWHRGSGKSGFAGMFGSKGIDLDLGAFVELQDGYKSVIQALGNAFGDYRDEPYVQLKGDDRTGDVSDGEWLHINGREWKHIREVLIYAFIYEGVPSWDKTDGVVTIHVPDQPPIETRLTEGENRRTLCAIARLVNENGAIKVERINQYFKGQDEMDRAFGWGFRWSAGSK from the coding sequence ATGAACCTGACGCCGGGGGGCAATGCCCCCGTTCCAGCCCAGGAGTTGCGGGTCCGGATCACCTCGGGCGGCCAGGTGGATGCTTCGGCGTTTCGCCTGTATGCCGACGGGAAGGTGCAGGGTGATGCGGACATGGTGTTCTATGGTCAGCCACGTAACGATGATGGTACCGTCAGCCTGGTCAGTGAAGGCCAGTACTCAACCTTTACTGTCGCGCTCAACCGGCTGAAACCTGATGTCCAAAAAATTGCGTTCACCGTGACCTGTGACGGTGGGCAGACGGTGTCCGGTCTTCGTAATCTTTCCATCGACGTGGAGCAAGGGGCTACCGGCCTGGTTAGCGGCAGTGTCGAATTGAGCGGCCGTCAGGAAGCAGCCTTAATTCTGGGTGAATTTTACCGTCGTAATAATGACTGGAAATTCCGCTTTGTTGCGCAGGGGTTCAACGGTGGACTTAAACCGCTGGCAGAGCATTTCGGCGTAAATATTGCCGACGAACCGGCTCCCGCAGCCCCGACTCCTCCGGTTGTAACCCCTCCGCCAGTTGAGACAAAAATCAGCCTGAGCAAGGTATCGCTGACAAAAGAGAAGCCTGCAATCAGCCTGACCAAACGGGATAACTTCGGTGAAATCCGGATCAACCTGAACTGGCACCGGGGCAGCGGCAAATCAGGCTTTGCAGGCATGTTCGGCTCCAAAGGAATCGACCTGGATCTGGGGGCCTTTGTTGAGCTTCAGGACGGGTATAAATCGGTCATTCAGGCGCTCGGTAATGCATTCGGTGATTATCGCGATGAACCGTATGTTCAGCTCAAGGGCGATGACCGGACGGGTGATGTATCAGACGGCGAGTGGCTGCATATCAATGGACGTGAATGGAAGCATATCCGCGAAGTGCTGATTTACGCCTTTATTTATGAAGGTGTTCCCAGCTGGGACAAGACTGATGGTGTGGTCACCATTCATGTGCCGGATCAACCGCCCATTGAGACCCGCCTGACCGAAGGTGAAAACCGTCGCACATTGTGCGCCATTGCCAGACTCGTAAACGAAAACGGCGCAATTAAAGTCGAGCGAATTAACCAGTACTTCAAAGGCCAGGACGAAATGGACCGGGCATTTGGCTGGGGATTTCGCTGGAGCGCCGGTTCTAAATAA
- a CDS encoding tellurium resistance-associated protein TerZ, translating to MVSLVKNQTVSLSKESSALSQLHFGLGWDPVKKKGLLGGLFGGNDSIDLDAGCVLMDSTGKTIDTIWFRKLESTCGAVVHSGDNLTGEGDGDDEVINVNLSRLPANVEYLAFTVNSFRGQSFNDVENAFCRVVDQTGKELARYKLTEQGSHTGIVISSLRRNNGNWDFTALGHACRGRTIDDMHSDIVSAVIR from the coding sequence ATGGTTTCATTAGTTAAGAACCAGACGGTATCACTCAGCAAAGAATCATCTGCATTAAGCCAGCTTCATTTCGGTCTCGGTTGGGATCCGGTTAAGAAAAAAGGTCTTCTTGGAGGATTGTTTGGAGGCAACGACTCAATCGATCTCGATGCTGGCTGCGTATTAATGGACAGCACCGGTAAAACAATTGACACCATCTGGTTCCGCAAACTGGAATCCACCTGCGGCGCTGTTGTGCACAGTGGCGATAACCTGACCGGTGAAGGTGACGGTGACGATGAGGTGATTAATGTCAACCTCTCCCGACTGCCTGCAAACGTTGAATACCTGGCGTTTACGGTAAACAGCTTCCGTGGTCAGTCGTTCAATGACGTCGAAAACGCGTTCTGCCGCGTTGTCGATCAAACCGGCAAAGAGCTGGCTCGCTACAAGCTGACTGAGCAGGGCTCACATACCGGGATCGTTATTTCTTCGCTGCGCCGTAATAACGGCAACTGGGACTTTACCGCCCTTGGCCATGCCTGTCGCGGCCGCACAATTGACGATATGCACTCCGATATCGTTTCAGCGGTTATCCGCTAA
- a CDS encoding ATP-grasp domain-containing protein — MNKKIWFMEGLSSQRDIIQGVKSFAQKNNFAITVFASHRNERNEILSVADYSLTEPEDPQKRLQFIQETIQSYGIHHIHTGRNSQWFEEHRSAIESTGATLTTGATGVDWLTLADEKVTFAQFMEQKGLPVVPSWRVNTLAELKTHLAAPPFTDSPVCVKPVTGIYGMGFWRFDDSASPMAVFNHPEHRLVSPQQYIAAASAAESFKPLVLMPYLPGPEFSVDILADKGEILAAVGRRKEGVIQYLVNEGSAWELACDCARVMKADGLVNVQTRNDVNGNPVLLETNMRPSGGVGYTLHSGVNLPGLFAAFKLGLMSEDMVRQSAKNTFSPVAVRSITDVIVYPESLSNLLN; from the coding sequence ATGAACAAGAAAATTTGGTTTATGGAAGGTTTATCCTCCCAGCGAGATATTATTCAGGGGGTAAAATCATTTGCACAAAAAAATAATTTTGCCATTACCGTTTTTGCCTCCCACCGTAACGAAAGAAATGAAATCCTTTCCGTTGCCGACTATTCTTTGACTGAACCTGAAGATCCTCAAAAACGTCTTCAGTTTATCCAGGAAACCATTCAGTCCTACGGCATCCACCATATTCATACTGGCCGTAACAGCCAGTGGTTTGAAGAACACCGTTCAGCCATTGAATCGACCGGTGCCACCCTTACTACCGGTGCAACGGGCGTCGACTGGTTAACTCTGGCTGACGAAAAAGTTACTTTTGCTCAGTTTATGGAGCAAAAGGGTCTCCCGGTCGTACCATCCTGGCGGGTGAATACGCTGGCAGAATTAAAAACACACCTCGCGGCCCCGCCGTTCACTGACAGCCCGGTATGCGTGAAGCCGGTGACGGGTATCTATGGCATGGGATTCTGGCGCTTTGATGACAGTGCTTCGCCTATGGCCGTCTTTAATCATCCCGAACATCGTCTGGTCAGTCCGCAACAGTATATTGCAGCAGCATCAGCTGCTGAGTCGTTTAAACCCCTTGTTTTGATGCCGTACCTGCCAGGCCCGGAATTTTCCGTCGATATCCTCGCGGATAAGGGCGAAATACTCGCAGCCGTGGGACGCCGTAAGGAAGGGGTTATCCAGTATCTGGTAAACGAAGGAAGCGCCTGGGAACTGGCGTGTGACTGCGCCAGGGTTATGAAGGCCGACGGGCTGGTGAATGTTCAGACGCGAAACGATGTGAATGGCAACCCGGTGCTGCTTGAAACCAACATGCGTCCGTCAGGGGGGGTGGGTTATACCCTTCACAGCGGGGTGAACCTTCCTGGGTTATTTGCTGCCTTTAAGCTCGGTCTGATGTCTGAAGATATGGTGCGCCAGAGCGCTAAAAACACCTTTTCTCCGGTTGCGGTGAGATCCATTACGGATGTAATTGTATACCCGGAATCACTCTCTAACCTTCTGAATTAA
- a CDS encoding phosphoribosyltransferase family protein translates to MSDILEDMIYRRTLSCGTIQVTRDQGEVSLDDLFDIAERRNPKRAFLFVSKVLGRHIPVPPSVMRQAYRQLASQFPSTLTGPVLFIGMAETAVGLGAGVFDEVRHQHPESVYLTSTRHPVDGTLLCEFKEEHSHATDHLIYLPDDEEKRRRVTNARTLVLIDDEATTGNTFINLLSALRNTGKLQHIEQVIAVTLTDWSGKALSERSTLPVTSVSLVSGKWGWTPLPDAPVPDMPKVNVTSRGEWDIQGKQSWGRLGMLAPAADLGHEVSVHKGERILVLGTGEFVWEPFLLAERLEAAGAQAFYGSTTRSPIAVGYAIESAISFTDNYGLGIPNFVYNVAHQQFDRILVCTETPAESIDTQLLKALAEVAAVVEIVTYE, encoded by the coding sequence ATGTCTGATATCCTCGAAGATATGATTTATCGCCGTACCCTCTCATGCGGTACGATTCAGGTAACCCGCGACCAGGGTGAAGTTTCGCTCGATGACCTGTTTGACATCGCTGAAAGACGTAACCCGAAACGCGCCTTTCTGTTTGTCAGCAAAGTACTCGGCAGGCACATTCCCGTGCCACCCTCAGTCATGCGGCAGGCCTACAGACAGCTTGCCAGCCAGTTCCCCTCGACACTGACAGGACCCGTACTGTTTATCGGTATGGCTGAAACCGCCGTTGGGCTTGGGGCCGGTGTATTTGATGAAGTGCGCCACCAGCATCCTGAATCTGTCTATCTGACCTCTACCCGTCACCCGGTTGATGGCACGTTGCTTTGCGAGTTCAAGGAAGAACACAGCCACGCCACCGATCATCTGATCTATCTGCCAGATGATGAAGAGAAAAGACGTCGTGTTACCAACGCACGAACGCTGGTTTTGATTGATGACGAGGCAACCACCGGTAATACCTTTATTAACCTGCTTTCTGCCCTGCGTAATACCGGCAAGCTTCAACATATTGAACAGGTTATAGCCGTTACGCTTACCGACTGGAGTGGCAAAGCCTTGTCCGAGCGCAGCACCTTACCAGTCACTTCGGTTTCTCTTGTAAGCGGTAAGTGGGGATGGACCCCATTACCTGATGCACCTGTCCCGGACATGCCGAAAGTCAACGTAACTTCACGAGGAGAATGGGACATCCAGGGAAAACAGTCCTGGGGCCGACTGGGGATGCTCGCACCTGCGGCCGATCTCGGCCATGAGGTCTCCGTCCACAAGGGGGAACGTATTCTGGTTCTCGGGACCGGGGAATTCGTCTGGGAGCCGTTCCTGCTTGCTGAACGGCTCGAAGCTGCCGGAGCACAGGCATTTTATGGATCGACCACCCGCTCCCCTATCGCCGTTGGTTATGCCATTGAGTCCGCCATTTCCTTTACGGATAACTACGGGCTGGGCATCCCCAATTTTGTCTATAACGTCGCCCACCAGCAGTTTGACCGCATTCTTGTGTGTACTGAGACACCCGCAGAAAGTATTGACACGCAGCTTCTTAAAGCGCTGGCTGAGGTTGCGGCCGTCGTGGAGATTGTTACCTATGAATAA